The nucleotide window TTCCTTGTCAATAGGAATGGAGAGTCGTCCAAGCGCTGATCCCCGATCACGGGATGATGATCCCGTGGGGTTCTGCACTGTCGGTAGCTCTGACATAGTTTCTCGTTCAGGTCTTGGCGAAGGAGTATTAGAGATTTGGGACTGCAGAAGCCTATTTTCTAGAGATTGGGTTGTCTTACGGATCCAAGTACCTTGTCCTCTCGAAGATGAATCTAGGCTTCTGTCTCGATTAGTATGGTAAGAGTTATGCTCCCTAGACAGGTGGGAGTCCTCACGTCGAGAATCCGACAGCCTACTAGCCAGAGGTCTCCTCTCACGATCACGAGGATCTGGTACTACACTGAGTGGTCCTTGCGTGTTCCTGAAAGTGCGAGGGGGAGGGGTTCTTGGAGAGCGGGCAGAGACAGCGTGAGATGGTTCTCCATAGGGCCCTTTAGTCGAAATGTCCCTTTGAATGTGTGCATCATGTCGGTTCCAGTAGTCTCTTCCATCTCTTACGTCCCTGCGATCATCTCGTCTCCTTCTTGCCTCTTCAAGGCGATCAAGGGTTCTCGCCTGACTGATTGTACCTTGATCAGCACGGCGGTCCCGAGTGGGGGCGCGGTTAGGACAATCGCTGTTTTCATGGGACAAAAGGTGGCAGTTGAAGCAGTGCTTCTCCAACTTCTCATACTCAAGTTCCACTTTCTTTATATCCCCCGAGGGCAGGCTGATATCAAGGTGCATCTCAAGAGGTTTCAAACCATTTAATAGCACTCTTACCCTTCCATGGTCAGCATCACGCGTCTCCACTACTCCAAGCTCTTCTCCAATTGTATTGAGAGTAGGTTCGTTCCAGAAGTGGAGTGGGAGGTCGTGGACTCTGATCCAGAAAGGGATTTTTGCCGGGAAGTCATCTGAGACTATAGGCTCCCATCTTTGGAGAATAATCATCCACTTTTTGAAGTGATAGGGAGCTTTGCATAGGATCGACTGTAGATCCTGCTCTGTTTCAAAACGAAACTGGAAGAGATGGGGGCCCAGATCTCGCCCTGTTAACGCACCTACTGTGGACCAGTGTTGGGTGAAGAAGTCAACAAGAGCTCGTGTCTTCTGGACCGTAGGATTTGTAACTCTTCCAATGAGCGTGAGTTTGTTCTCCTCAATGAGTTTAGCATTGTCTGAGTTCGGAATGACCACCGGGGGTCTTCGAGGGGGCTTGTGAGGGTTTGCAGCCCACTTTTCCTTAGCAGCTCGCGAGTATCTCTGAGACATACTTGCAGTAGAAGATGACTGACTGAGAAGGTCCAAGACGAACTCAACAAGTAACCTCACACGGAGGGAAGTCTTGGCTCACACGGAAGCTAGGTTGAAACCACAGAAGTTTTGGTGTTTGCGTTGAGAGAGGTAATACGTATAATATGGAATCCAGAGAGACCTCAAATGGAGGTAAAATAGCTAGGAGAAAAGCCACTTCCTAACTGTAGAGCGTCCTAGTCACTTACACCGGAGAAATCCAATCACTTTCTCCCCCAAGAGCCATATTGTATCAGTCGGCAGGAGAAAGGGTGGTGACCACAGTTCCGGGAAGGTAAGGCGGCGGACCCTCCGATGTTGTCGGGGACTGAACCCGGCGAAAGACCACCAGAGAAGTAAAAGGTGGTTTCAGATTTGAAAAGTTACCAAAAGAGGAGGGAAAACAGGGTGGTTGAGAAAGGTCAAACAAAGTGGGACCACTTTAGTAACCGAAGAGGGAAATAAACCAGGTAGCTGAAATCGGTGGGTAAGTCAAACCACTCTTAGAAACTATCTTGGGAGTCGGGTCTGGGAGCAAAATCGCATGAGAGAGAAACTGTTTCGCGGCAACCGCGACTCAACTGTGTGCTCAAATATCGTTTTTTATATTTAACCAACATTCAATACCACAATtcaaatgttttgttttgtcgACATACAAGTTGTTGGAATGAGGCTTGACCATTTCAACGTTTTTTCACTTTGATAAACTATCTCCAGTTATTTCCATGGTGGTGCACTATGGTTTGTCTGAGTTTAAAAACTAAACTACTCTTTACTAGATCAGaactaaacaaaagaaagtaCAGAAATAGAGATTAAGAGAGTAGAGACATAAACAGAGGTTAAGATCATATTCGTGAAACGTTGAGTAGTCGCTAAATCAAAGAAGAACACATGTAATGTAATGTTTAGTACTGTCTACTGTAGTGACAAATTCTTGTGAATCGATCTGGTAACATGCAAACTCATCTGAGGATGATCTAAATTATCATTCACCCTGAACCCAATTCTAATTCCCTGGAATGTTACCTTCTACCTTTTGTGTAGAGGAACAATCATTTCAATAGCAATATCATCACAGCTATCATTAAACAGACATAACACACACATATCTTTAGAAAACGAGACAGAGAGCAATAGCATAGACAAAACATTGCCCCATGTGACTTCATCTCAacaatctttttcttcttcttttctttcgcAATCGCATCTTGTCTCTTAGTTCAAAGATTTTGCGTTCCAACTCAGCCCTCATTTCTTTTAACTTGCAGCTTTCATTCTCTTCCTCTTCAATGTTCTTCTGAAAACATCTTTTTGTTCCTCCACTTCGTTATAAAGAAATGAGGACCGAGTTGAAACGCAAAATCAGTGTGAACTGTAAAGACAGCATGCGTAAGTGAAGAATAAAGCGGCTGAGAAAAAGATTGGTGATATCTTTCATTTAGAAAAGAATACTAGAAGACAATCATAAGTGCATTATCACACCAGACAAGTAAAGACCACAAGAAAGTACAGAAACAGTCAAACAGGGGTCGTCAACAAAGGTTAAGATGAAACGCATGCATTGTAGTGTTTGGTACTCTTTAGTGTAGTGACAGATTCTTAAGAATCAATCTTGTAACATATGCAAACTCATCTAAGGTTGATCTAAATTATCATTCACGATGAAACCATGTAGTGCAGGTAAGTACCAATCCGACCAGCTTTAATCAGCCGTTAATTATGATTGATGATTGCTTTATAAATAAAGTTCACAAAGACGTTAAAGACAGTCCAAACACCATAGAACTCCATGGTTTGCAGCTGTATATACAAATACTTAACCTCATCAGTCTCGGGAATCATCTGTCTTTCCACGCATCAGGAAATGGACTTCATCACCGAGCTAGAACTTGTGAAATCAGTCTTCATCGTCGACATGTTTAAATGAATAAACTGGATTTAGGAAATGCCCAAGCTCCCCCGGAATGTTCAACTCCATTCTACTTTCTACCTTCTCATCATCTATCATTTCAATagcaagaaaaataattttatatcagGAAAACAGCCATCACATAAACATACCTCtagaaaacaagacatagagcATGAACAAAACTAGCTTCATTACACTATATATTACATTTAGACAAGAATTCTAAATGAAAAATCACCATCTAGCATTTCTTtagaaagagaaaacaaagatcTAATTTTCTTACAGACGTGGAGCAATCatctccattacattatatgtTTCATCCAGACAAGAATTTTAAAAGACAAAACACAAGTCCACTTTGCAATCTACACGTTATCTCCCTCCTAAAGATCTAAATTTGTCAGGTCTTATTACAGAGACATGGATCAATCACCTCCAATGATTACTCAAAGGAACCATCTTTAACACGCAAAATCAAAAAACAAGTGAGACCCATAATCTATTTTAGACGATTAACCACAAAGGAACCATCTTTTAacactaaaaaaaaacataagtgaGACCCAAATTATCTATCTCTAGGCGAGCCATACTTGGAGGAATGAAGAAAGAGGAACAAGGCCAGCCAGAAGAAGACGACAGAGAGAAAGCTTCCTCCTTCTTCAACGGATTCGTCACCATGTTCATCATATAAGCGACCTTCCCGTCCGTCTTCTGATGCGGCGGCGGGACCCAGAAAGAGCCCCCGGGGGCGAAAGGGAGCCAATCAGGAGTCGAGTTCTTAACGGCGATCTTCTGAAAATACTCGTTCAGGCTCTTCCGCTCGGCTTCGGCTTTAGAGGTCGCTGATGAGGACGGCGAATCGAGGTCGGTTTCGGTGTGGTGCGGTTTTGACGAATAGGGGCGGAGGTTGAGACGACGGAGGAGGAATCTGCCGTGgggaattagggtttttgaCATTTTTAGAGTTTCCAAATTTATAAATGATGAGAGAGTAGGAACTAGTAAGGAAGGCGGGTGTTACGGTGTGTGCAACTGATTGAAACGGATACGGGAAAGGATCCGAGTTCCATTGTAAACTCTTATTTCTCGAGGTTTTGGGCCTAGGCTGAGCTTCTTTTTAAGATGTTTTTTGAAAATTCGGCCCAAAAAAACCTGAACTTTGCACgaatagccaaaagaaacatgaacttttgggctgaccaaaaaaacaccaaactttcattgactttaaaattaattaacaatgttttcgctgacttgccaatttagcacacCGTCAataaatttaacagaaatatttgacgtcgtttattgttggcgttaagtgaaacgacgtcgttttacataatttgaaattaaaaatatgtaaacccctgGATTTGAACCCAGGTTAGTTGGTCAAATGacaaggtattttaccactgggctactgaCACATTCAATGtgcttactaacatgtttacttttatttggtacatattaaatataaaaaattctctaaaaacttaataagatctttaaaattccaaaaaaaattaaaaaaataaagaagatttttataaaattaatttagaaattaaaattaaaaataatattttgtttttctttataaaaaataaaaactcttccaaaattttctaaaaacttaaaaagatctttaaaattccaaaaaattgaaaaaataaattttttttttataaaattaattttgaaattaaaatagaaaataaattttttttttcttttcaaaacataaaaaatcttccaaaaaagtattttaattttaattcaaaattaatttgatgaaaattttggaagatttttttatttttttaagaaaagtaaaatttttatttttttaaagaaaaataaaattttattttcaattttaatttcaaacttaattttataaaaaatttctttatttttttcaattttttggaatttaaagatcgttttaattttttagaaaattttggaagagtttttattttttaaaaagaaaaataaaatgtattttcaattttaatttcaaaattaattttataaaaagtttcttatttttcaattttttgtaattttaaagatctttttaagtttttatagaatatttttatattcaatcagtaccaaataaaagtaaacatattagtaagtacattgaaagttTCACTAGCCTAGTGGTAAAAGACCTTGTCATTTGAACCAATCAACCCGAGTTCAAATCCAGGGGTTTACatgattattttttcaaatcatgtaaaacgacgtcgttttcaaatgagatgaaacgacgtcgtttcacttaaccCTAACATTTAACGTCTAGTTAATACTGTGTTAACTGTGAGTtcacggcgtgctaaattggtaATATTGTGTCAatcttaaatttattaataaactaaaaaagtcaacaaaagtaaatgatttttttggccAGACTCGAGTACATGTTTTCTTTGGCAATTCGTGAAaagttagtgtttttttttgccGCATTCTCgatgttttttagtttttaatttatatttcaaagaAATTGCGGTCATAGGTGGATTAATCAGATCCGGTGAGTTAGAGCAATTTCCATAAGAAATTATCCATCCGAATGCTTTTATTTCAAACTAGGTTCTTATCTGCGCGTAGCGCGGATTATTGGtctataaattttgaaaatgaaatttGTTGTCTGAAAAGTTGAAATCAAGGAAACAATCTATAATACAAACTATTGTAGAGTTTTTCATAGTACAACATAAACACATTCACTATTTTATTGAAATAATTTTGAGTGTTGTTTAGATttgattataatttattttttaattgtttgatgTTAGCTTTCCAATAAGTTTacactgttttttttatataaataattattttttgtgtactattttatattaatttaatagaCATGATTCTTTGAATTAATACTTTTTTTAAGTTacattctataaaaaaattttgttatttaatattttatattacttttagaatagttattatatatttcatgtcaattctattatattaaatattatacatgttaattttaagttggcttttaacttatatatataataagatatatgTTTGTGACTAACATAATTTTGCTTTTCTATTTTGATGCGCAAGTATTGATGGGTgcacttatatatataatagaaaaaaataaagtttaattaaaaaaaggtAATCATGCGTGTATCTTTATAAAAatgttactagattttgatccgcgctttgaaagcgtggggtttttttttattataaataaagtttgatatgaattagtatttttttattgtacgttattagtttatttgagattttgtatgtatatattcttTTGTAATTCTCTCTTAAGTATGAAAATTTTATCCGGatccaaaaaaaatcaactgaAACCGAGTAAAAGATATAGGTCTGGTTCGGTTTCGGATACATGGCAAATTACCTATTGGGTATGTTTTTGGACATGCTATCTCGGTTTGGGTCTGGATCTTACCGGAGACCCGATCGGGTACCCAAAGTATGCgaaatattttgtttagatTAGGTATTTGGGGTATTTCGGATATGTTTCTGGTGTTACAGATATTCTTTTAACCTTCAAGTTTGGGTTTTTGGTTATAGTTTTGGATAaagtttcaaaaattttaaaatatatttcaggTATTTGGATAACTTTTTGGTTCATCGGATCTGATTTCAGGTAAAATTAGTATTTTGActatttgaatattttcgggtatttgtttgaatttttgggTGTTTGTTTGGGTTTGGGTGTTTTCGGGTTTGGATGTTTTCGGGTTTTTGGGTACTTCGGGCTTTTTCGGACTGATCCGGACCCGATACATTCCTGAAAATTATAGGTATTTTAGAGATATTTAAATTATGGGTCTGAACCAACCTGGACTCGAAAAAACTAACCCAAACCCAAgccaaattttttttcaaatatctaGTTGGCTCCAAATCTTTAAGACTCAAAGgacccaaaataaaaaagaaccgCCAGGTACCTAACCCAATGACCCAAATACTCAAGGCTACTCTCTTTCAATATATTTGTGTGTATTTTATAAGAGTTGCATTTGTTCACTTGATAAGACTTAAGATTTGTTTGGCATATTTTTAGCTAActaaatagtataaatttgtagggttttaatattttttaaaaaattatcttaaataataattttttattataaatattttcataaaattatttttttcgtaatacatataattttttaacagatgatttatttattttttttgtcaaatttgaCTTTGTAAATAGTTGGATATATGTTTGACAATTTTgaattacattaaaaatgttaattttttcaGTGTTcaaaagtttatattttgttgatAAGTACTTGCCGTATATTAATAATCAGGTTAAAGGTCGTCGTGAATATTGAAAGATA belongs to Brassica rapa cultivar Chiifu-401-42 chromosome A07, CAAS_Brap_v3.01, whole genome shotgun sequence and includes:
- the LOC103828339 gene encoding uncharacterized protein LOC103828339; its protein translation is MSKTLIPHGRFLLRRLNLRPYSSKPHHTETDLDSPSSSATSKAEAERKSLNEYFQKIAVKNSTPDWLPFAPGGSFWVPPPHQKTDGKVAYMMNMVTNPLKKEEAFSLSSSSGWPCSSFFIPPNDEKVESRMELNIPGELGHFLNPVYSFKHVDDED